The Nitrosomonas cryotolerans ATCC 49181 genome includes a window with the following:
- a CDS encoding TetR/AcrR family transcriptional regulator yields MTRTKNFDETKALETAMLLFWKKGYSATSMKELEQVMGLKITSIYNAFGNKRALFEKALNYYLQHILIKFIVALDNADSPENALKAVLMEVINLHFNPSHPGGCLVVFSILENEQHDESSRHILSSALGLLHNAIIKRLESDKEKGKIVPEIDCHAIANHVAALITGMITMAKAGFPQKELEKLINNAVEILFKT; encoded by the coding sequence ATGACCAGAACAAAAAATTTTGATGAAACTAAAGCACTGGAAACGGCAATGCTGCTTTTCTGGAAGAAAGGCTATTCCGCCACATCCATGAAAGAACTTGAGCAAGTTATGGGGCTTAAAATAACAAGTATCTATAACGCATTTGGAAACAAGCGTGCCTTGTTTGAGAAGGCACTTAACTACTATTTACAACATATCCTAATTAAATTCATAGTGGCGTTAGATAATGCAGATTCACCAGAAAATGCGCTAAAGGCTGTATTGATGGAGGTGATAAATTTACATTTTAATCCCTCGCATCCCGGTGGATGTTTAGTTGTATTTTCTATATTAGAGAATGAACAGCATGACGAAAGCTCAAGACATATCTTGAGCTCTGCATTAGGTTTATTACATAACGCTATTATTAAAAGACTTGAGAGTGACAAAGAAAAAGGAAAAATAGTGCCTGAGATTGACTGCCATGCGATTGCAAATCATGTTGCAGCATTGATAACAGGTATGATAACGATGGCAAAGGCCGGTTTTCCACAAAAAGAATTAGAAAAACTTATTAATAATGCTGTCGAAATATTGTTTAAGACGTAA
- a CDS encoding DUF1328 domain-containing protein: MINLAITFLVIAIIAALLGVTGVAGMAMEMAWILFVIGIVLAILFWVAGRRPPLG, translated from the coding sequence ATGATAAATTTAGCGATTACTTTCTTAGTTATAGCGATTATTGCGGCTTTATTAGGTGTTACCGGTGTCGCTGGCATGGCTATGGAAATGGCTTGGATTTTATTTGTAATCGGCATCGTTTTAGCTATTCTATTCTGGGTAGCAGGTCGACGTCCGCCGCTTGGATGA
- a CDS encoding SPW repeat domain-containing protein, giving the protein MKVISPRIHGYLDFLTVAIFLFAPTVLGLSQLPATLAYVIAGVHLVITITSDFAFGIFKLIPFTIHGWIERLVGPSLIALPFIFGFTDDQTARNFYIAVGLIVIVLGFITDYKAVEREKMNVEGVVKH; this is encoded by the coding sequence ATGAAAGTAATCTCACCCCGTATACACGGTTATCTTGATTTTTTAACAGTCGCTATTTTTCTATTCGCTCCTACAGTATTAGGATTAAGTCAGCTTCCTGCCACATTGGCATATGTCATCGCTGGCGTTCATCTGGTCATCACGATCACTTCTGATTTTGCATTTGGTATATTTAAGCTGATTCCATTTACCATTCACGGTTGGATTGAACGCCTGGTTGGCCCTTCGCTGATTGCACTACCTTTTATCTTTGGTTTTACAGATGACCAAACCGCAAGAAACTTTTATATCGCGGTTGGCCTAATTGTTATCGTACTCGGTTTTATCACTGATTATAAAGCTGTAGAAAGAGAGAAAATGAACGTCGAAGGAGTAGTCAAACATTAA
- a CDS encoding IS3 family transposase encodes MEKSPRARYSPEFRQESVKFFKESGLVLVEAAKRLSLPKGTLKNWIYTDKQGELAGLGKNQKPLSDLELELSRVKRELAEVRMERDFVKKCAAYFAKESQ; translated from the coding sequence ATGGAAAAATCACCGAGAGCGAGGTACAGTCCGGAATTTCGCCAAGAATCAGTAAAGTTTTTTAAAGAAAGTGGATTGGTGCTTGTTGAAGCAGCAAAGCGATTATCTTTACCCAAGGGGACTTTAAAAAACTGGATCTATACAGATAAGCAAGGTGAGCTTGCTGGATTAGGCAAAAACCAGAAGCCACTATCTGATCTTGAATTGGAACTATCCAGAGTAAAACGTGAATTAGCAGAAGTCAGAATGGAGCGAGACTTTGTAAAAAAGTGTGCGGCCTATTTCGCGAAGGAGTCACAGTGA
- a CDS encoding IS5 family transposase, whose amino-acid sequence MQISFGTLELAQRLRRDSVLMKIDVLIDWEELRSKLTGLYKRELSHGGGQEPFDRLMMFKAILLGQWHSLSDAALEQALYVRIDFLQFCGLSLSDAIPDETTLCRFRNRLVSGDRLDDLLASINEQLQSHGLMIKGATGAVIDATLIESAARPKKAILLEVDTEGKAVQFEDGSQPGITCIEEQSADPDAAWLKKGKKSQFGYRSYLVVDSQDGYVRGVHTAPANQSEMIHFEAAIEGAHLEANRVYADKGSASNANRQFLRNHKIKSAIMHRAYKNKPLSARQKLANKLISKKRYIVEQCFGTAKRLFGMGRASYFGTAKVNAQVMLKSICMNLKKAANKIFVDKPPRGVVRPNAT is encoded by the coding sequence ATGCAGATAAGTTTTGGAACACTGGAATTGGCACAGCGATTGAGACGAGACAGTGTGCTAATGAAGATTGATGTCCTGATTGACTGGGAGGAGTTACGTTCGAAGCTTACAGGTTTATACAAGCGCGAGTTATCGCATGGTGGAGGACAGGAACCATTTGATAGGTTGATGATGTTCAAGGCGATCCTGCTGGGACAGTGGCATAGTTTGTCGGATGCTGCGTTGGAGCAAGCACTGTATGTTCGGATTGATTTTCTACAATTTTGTGGTTTGTCCTTGTCGGATGCGATACCGGACGAAACCACCTTGTGTCGGTTTCGCAACCGATTGGTGTCCGGCGATCGGTTAGATGATCTGCTAGCCTCGATCAATGAACAGCTTCAATCACACGGATTGATGATCAAGGGCGCAACGGGAGCGGTAATTGATGCCACGCTGATTGAGTCAGCGGCACGCCCCAAAAAGGCTATCCTGCTTGAAGTGGATACCGAAGGTAAGGCTGTTCAATTTGAGGATGGCAGCCAACCAGGAATCACCTGTATTGAAGAACAAAGCGCGGATCCAGATGCGGCCTGGCTAAAAAAAGGCAAGAAGTCGCAATTTGGCTATCGCAGTTACCTGGTAGTGGACTCGCAAGACGGCTATGTGCGTGGAGTTCACACTGCCCCTGCCAACCAGAGCGAAATGATACATTTCGAAGCAGCTATCGAGGGTGCGCACCTTGAGGCAAATCGGGTATATGCCGACAAAGGATCAGCCAGCAACGCCAATCGGCAGTTTCTAAGAAATCACAAAATCAAGAGCGCAATCATGCATCGTGCGTACAAGAACAAGCCACTCTCGGCACGCCAGAAGCTGGCGAATAAATTGATCAGCAAAAAACGCTATATTGTTGAACAGTGTTTCGGCACGGCCAAACGCCTATTCGGGATGGGACGCGCCAGCTACTTCGGCACGGCAAAAGTCAACGCCCAAGTTATGCTGAAAAGTATCTGCATGAATCTAAAAAAAGCGGCCAACAAAATTTTCGTGGACAAGCCACCAAGGGGAGTAGTCCGTCCAAATGCTACATAA
- a CDS encoding CsbD family protein produces the protein MNWDQIKGDWTQVKGKAQQQWGKLTNDDLDVIEGKREELVGKIQERYGIAREEAEKQADDFSSKF, from the coding sequence ATGAACTGGGATCAAATTAAAGGTGATTGGACACAGGTTAAAGGTAAAGCACAACAGCAATGGGGGAAATTAACTAATGATGACCTGGATGTTATCGAAGGCAAGCGTGAGGAATTGGTTGGAAAAATTCAGGAAAGATATGGCATTGCCAGAGAAGAAGCTGAAAAACAAGCTGATGATTTCAGCAGCAAATTCTAA
- a CDS encoding PLDc N-terminal domain-containing protein, with protein MGIEVGGFFGLLLLILNVWAIIKIVQGSTSTESKVLWVVLILVLPLIGLILWFLLGPKNG; from the coding sequence ATGGGTATCGAAGTTGGTGGCTTTTTTGGTCTTCTTTTGTTAATTTTGAATGTGTGGGCAATTATAAAGATTGTTCAGGGCTCAACAAGCACGGAAAGCAAAGTATTATGGGTAGTGTTAATTCTAGTTCTGCCATTAATTGGCCTAATCTTATGGTTTTTGTTAGGCCCTAAGAATGGATAG